A stretch of DNA from Thermanaerothrix sp.:
GGCCATAAGGGCCCCGCACAGGCGGCCGTCAAGCCGAAGATCCCACTCCCCGTAGGAGCCTATCCCAGGCGGAAGCCCCCTCACCATCACCCCAAAGGAGCCCCCAAGGCTCACCCCCTCCTCCATGGCTGACCGCACCGCCTCCATGAGGGCCTTGCCGTCCTCCGGGTCCCAACATCCCATGGGGCTTGCCATGGCCTTAAGCCACTGCTCCTCCGTGGACGGGGCCTTGACCCTTTTGCCCCCTATGGACAGCACCGCCCCGAAAACCCTCACCTCAAACCCCTCCAAAAGCATCCGGCACAAGGTCCCGGCCACGGTCCACGCGGCGGTCTGCCTGGCGCTGGCCCGCTCCAACACGTCCCGCAGATCTTTAAAACCGTGCTTTACACCCCCCGCAAGATCCGCATGGCCGGGCCTGGGACAGGTGAAGACCCCCCGGGGCGATGGGGCCTCCAGGGGATCCATCACATCCCGCCAGGACTCCCACTCGGAGTTCTCAACGGTGATACCAATCGGCGAACCGGTGGTACGCCCACCCCTTATGCCCCCCCACAGGGTAAGCCGGTCCTTTTCCACCTCCATCCTGCCTCCCCTGCCAAAGCCCCTCCTGCGCCTTTCAAGCTCCCCCTCAAGGCGGCTCATGTCCACCTCCAAGCCCGAGGGAAGCCCCTCCAAGACCACCACCAGCCCCCTTCCGTGGGACTCCCCGGCGGTGAGCATCCTAAGACCCACTGCCATCACCTCCGCCGCCGAATATCTCCGCCTCCATCTCATCCAAGGGGGGCTCATCACCGGTAAAGAGCCGGAAGGACTCGGCCCCCTGGCCTAAAAGCGGCAGCCTGCCGTCAACGGCTGCTATCCCCTCCCCCCTGAAGGCCTCCACCGCATATGTGGGCCCCTCCTGGTAGACCATGTCGATGAAGCCACCGCCGGGCTCAACCGAAAAGACCACCGCCTCCAAAAGGGAGCTCTCCCAGCTAGAGCCCTTAAGCCCCAGGGACGTGGCGTTAACCGCAAGGTCAAACCTTCCGGCGCCTCGAAGAGCCCCATGGTCCCCTAAGGGCAGCAGGTCAACCCGCCGGAAAAGCCCCCAGCTGGACACGAGGTCCCGCAAAAGCTTGCCCTTCGCCGGGTTTCTTGCGGCCAAGGCCAATCGCTCCACACCCCCAAGGGCCATGCCCAGGGCGCATCCCCTGGCGGCGCCGCCGGATCCCATTAAAAGTCCTCTCTTAAAGGAACCACCCATCCGCCTCATGGTGAAAAGCAGCCCCTCCACGTCGGTGTTGAACCCAAGGGGAAGCCGCTCGGGCCCCCGGAACACCAGGGCGTTGACCGCTCTTATCATGCGGGCGTTCCCCTGGGGCTCGCACAAGGAGAACCCCATCTCCTTGAAGGGTATCGTCAAGTTGGCCCCCCAGGCCATGAGGGCCGAAAGGCCTCTTACCGCTTCCTCCAAGGCCCCTCGAACGTTGAAGGCCAGGTAAACCCCGTCTATTCCCCGGGCCTTGAGGGCCCGGTTCTGCATCCTTGGAGAAAGGCTGTGGGACACGGGGGAACCCAGAAGGGCCATGAGGGCGGTTTGAGAGCCAATCATCGGATCATCTCCTTAAGCCTTTCGAAGAAGCCCGGGTAGGATACGCCGGCGCACCGGGCCCCCCGGATGGTCACGCCGGAGCGGCACCTCAGCGCCGCTATCCCCATGGCCATGGCGATCCTATGGTCCCCGAAGGAGTCCACCTCTCCGCCTTGGAGCGTCTCCACCCCCTCTATCTCCCACCCGTCCTCCAGCTCCCTCACCCTTCCGCCGATGGCGTTAAGGCATTCCGCCACGGCCCTTATGCGGTCGCTCTCCTTGTGGCGGAGCTCTTGGGCGCCTTTTATGCGGCTTACCCCCTCTGCCAGGGCGGCGGCCACCGCCAGCACAGGAAGCTCGTCCACGAGCCCCGGCACCTCCTGAGGCTCCACCTCCACGGCCCTAAGGCGAGAATGGCGCACCCTTATGTCTCCCACCGACTCGCCCCCCTGTGGTTCCCGCAAGGACACCTCCACGGGACAGCCCATCCTTCGAAGCACGTTTATGAAGCCCACACGCCCGGGGTTGAGCCCTATTCCGGGGATGATGAGGTCGGAGCCAGGCGATATGGCCGCCCCCACGGCCCAGAAAGCCGCCGACGAGGGATCCGACGGTATCCTCCAGCTTCCGCCGGGAAGGTCGTGGCAGGGGTATACGGTTATGCCCCCCCCTTCCCTCTTAAGGGGCACTCCGAGGTGCTGGAGCATCAGCTCCGTGTGGTCCCTGGTGGGGGCGCTCTCCTGGAGGACCACCACGTGGGAGCCGCTAAGGGCGCTTAAGATCACCGCCGTCTTCACCTGGGCGCTCTTGACCTTCAGCTCAACCCTGCCGCCGGAAAGACGGGCCCCCCTTACGGCCAGCGGAAGCCTGCGCCCCCCATTAGGTCCCTCTATCCTGGCCCCCAAACTCCTTAAGGGCTCCACCACCCGGTCCATGGGACGCCTCAGGAGGCTGGCGTCCCCGGTTATGACCCCGAAGAGCCCAGGTCTTGGGGCCAAAAGGCCGCACAGGAGCCTCGCTGTGGTGCCGGAGTTCCCGGCGTCCAAGACCCCCATGGGATCTACGGGGCCGCCGCCGGATCGAACCTCCACCTCGTGACCGTGCCTTTGAACCGCGAACCCAAGGGCTAGGAGGCACCTCAAGGTGGAATCGCAGTCCTCCCCGGGGGCGAAGTTGCTCACCCTTATACCCTTGGAGGACAGGGCCCCAAGGAATGCCGCCCGGTGGGATATCGACTTGTCCCCCGGCACCGTAACCTGCCCCTTAAGCCCCTTAGCGTCCCTTGGAGCCGCCAGGGTAACCGAGTCCTCTACCAGTCCGTTGACATCGCAACGCGTCAATTAAGCCACCCCTTTCTGTTCTTCAGCTCCTCCCGCCAGCGGGCTATGCGATGAAGCCGGTCCTTAAGGGCTCCGTCATCCTGGCACAGCATCTCCCGGACCTGCCGATGAAACTCCGAAAGGGCCTCCTCTATGAACCGCCGGTTCATCTCCCTTAAGGGCTGGATGAGGTCCGGCCCCCCAAGGCTCAGCCTGGTGGCGTCCCTGAAGCCCGAGGCGGCCAAAAGCTCCACCTCCGGGGCGCCCTTGGAGGCCTCCATGGCGGCCCCCGCCAGCGCCGCGGACACGAGCATTGGAAGGTGGCTCACAAAGCCCACCCCCCGGTCGTGCTCCTCGGGCCCCATAAGGGCCCACCGGCACCCCAGCTCCTCCGCAAGCTCCTTGCCAAGCTCCAACGTCTCAGCGGAGGTACGCCCGCCGGGCACCAAGGCGCAAAGGGCGCCCTCGAAAAGGTCCTCCCCGGCGTTCTCAAGCCCTCCCCGCTCCCGCCCCGCCATGGGGTGAAAACCCAGGTATCCGCCGGGAAGGGCGGGGTCAAGGTGCTTCACCACCGGGCCCTTGACGCTTCCGGTGTCCATGAGCACCGCCCCTTCCCTGAGGCAGCGGGCCGCCTTGAGCCCAAGGGGGACTATGCAGGAAGGAGGCACCGCCAGGATCAAAAGGTCGCACCCCGCCGCCAGGTCCTCTAACCCCGAGGGTGCCCTGTCTAAGATCCCCATGGACAGGGCCCGGGAGAGCACCCTAAGATCCGCGTCCCAGCCCGAAAGGCTGAGGCACCGGCCCTTGAGCCTCATGGCCATGGAGCCGCCTATGAGACCAAGGCCAAGGATCCCTACATGACGGCGGAGCATGTCACGCCCTCCTCCATCCGATTGGGTCTTACCGCCTCCAGAAGGGCCGAGATGGAGGCCATGAGGTTCCTGAAACCGCCGAAGTCCAAGGACTGCTCCCCGTCGCACAGGGCCTCCTCCGGGGACGGGTGGACCTCCACTATGATGCCGTCCGCCCCGGCGGCTAAGGCCGCCATGCTCATGGGGATAACAAGGTCCCGCCTGCCGGTGCCGTGGCTTGGGTCCACCACCACCGGAAGGCCGGAGAGCTTCTTTACCAACGGCACCGCAGATAGATCCAGCACGTTCCTAACCGCCCGGTCAAACCCCCTTATGCCCCTTTCACAGAGCACCACGTTCGGGTTGCCCGAGGAAACCACGTACTCCGCCGCCTGGAGCCACTCTTCGATGGTGGCCATCATCCCCCGCTTGAGCAGCACCGGCCTGTGGGACCTGCCGACCTCCTTTAGGAGGGGAAAGTTCTGCATGTTCCTGGTGCCTATCTGGAGCATGTGGGCCCACCGGGAGACCACCTCCACGTCCTGGGGGTCCATGACCTCCGTCACCACCGGCATCCCCGCCGCCCTGGAGGCCTCCTCCAGAAGGGATATGCCGATCCCCCCAAGGCCCTGGAAGCTGTAGGGGTT
This window harbors:
- the aroC gene encoding chorismate synthase, producing the protein MRWRRRYSAAEVMAVGLRMLTAGESHGRGLVVVLEGLPSGLEVDMSRLEGELERRRRGFGRGGRMEVEKDRLTLWGGIRGGRTTGSPIGITVENSEWESWRDVMDPLEAPSPRGVFTCPRPGHADLAGGVKHGFKDLRDVLERASARQTAAWTVAGTLCRMLLEGFEVRVFGAVLSIGGKRVKAPSTEEQWLKAMASPMGCWDPEDGKALMEAVRSAMEEGVSLGGSFGVMVRGLPPGIGSYGEWDLRLDGRLCGALMAIPSVKAVEVGDGAELGDRRGPMAQDEILLGPEGVVRPTNRAGGIEGGMSNGEDVLLKAVMKPIPTMRTPLRSLDLLAKEPAMAHRERCDTCAVPAGCVVGEAMTAFVTAAAMVEQFGGGALEDLLERVRLYRERVRRYLNERFQ
- a CDS encoding shikimate dehydrogenase produces the protein MIGSQTALMALLGSPVSHSLSPRMQNRALKARGIDGVYLAFNVRGALEEAVRGLSALMAWGANLTIPFKEMGFSLCEPQGNARMIRAVNALVFRGPERLPLGFNTDVEGLLFTMRRMGGSFKRGLLMGSGGAARGCALGMALGGVERLALAARNPAKGKLLRDLVSSWGLFRRVDLLPLGDHGALRGAGRFDLAVNATSLGLKGSSWESSLLEAVVFSVEPGGGFIDMVYQEGPTYAVEAFRGEGIAAVDGRLPLLGQGAESFRLFTGDEPPLDEMEAEIFGGGGDGSGS
- the aroA gene encoding 3-phosphoshikimate 1-carboxyvinyltransferase; protein product: MTRCDVNGLVEDSVTLAAPRDAKGLKGQVTVPGDKSISHRAAFLGALSSKGIRVSNFAPGEDCDSTLRCLLALGFAVQRHGHEVEVRSGGGPVDPMGVLDAGNSGTTARLLCGLLAPRPGLFGVITGDASLLRRPMDRVVEPLRSLGARIEGPNGGRRLPLAVRGARLSGGRVELKVKSAQVKTAVILSALSGSHVVVLQESAPTRDHTELMLQHLGVPLKREGGGITVYPCHDLPGGSWRIPSDPSSAAFWAVGAAISPGSDLIIPGIGLNPGRVGFINVLRRMGCPVEVSLREPQGGESVGDIRVRHSRLRAVEVEPQEVPGLVDELPVLAVAAALAEGVSRIKGAQELRHKESDRIRAVAECLNAIGGRVRELEDGWEIEGVETLQGGEVDSFGDHRIAMAMGIAALRCRSGVTIRGARCAGVSYPGFFERLKEMIR
- a CDS encoding prephenate dehydrogenase/arogenate dehydrogenase family protein produces the protein MLRRHVGILGLGLIGGSMAMRLKGRCLSLSGWDADLRVLSRALSMGILDRAPSGLEDLAAGCDLLILAVPPSCIVPLGLKAARCLREGAVLMDTGSVKGPVVKHLDPALPGGYLGFHPMAGRERGGLENAGEDLFEGALCALVPGGRTSAETLELGKELAEELGCRWALMGPEEHDRGVGFVSHLPMLVSAALAGAAMEASKGAPEVELLAASGFRDATRLSLGGPDLIQPLREMNRRFIEEALSEFHRQVREMLCQDDGALKDRLHRIARWREELKNRKGWLN
- the aroF gene encoding 3-deoxy-7-phosphoheptulonate synthase, with translation MMTVLELSEGCSGVAQADLMEALWDRGLEARLVCAEGRRYVVVGGTVGSLDLRPFGVRSVRTSSNPFPLVSREAGIAPGSVMVGDVEVGGGGFVVMAGPCSVESREQIVRTAVAVKAAGASILRGGAFKPRSNPYSFQGLGGIGISLLEEASRAAGMPVVTEVMDPQDVEVVSRWAHMLQIGTRNMQNFPLLKEVGRSHRPVLLKRGMMATIEEWLQAAEYVVSSGNPNVVLCERGIRGFDRAVRNVLDLSAVPLVKKLSGLPVVVDPSHGTGRRDLVIPMSMAALAAGADGIIVEVHPSPEEALCDGEQSLDFGGFRNLMASISALLEAVRPNRMEEGVTCSAVM